The following are encoded in a window of Bradyrhizobium guangdongense genomic DNA:
- a CDS encoding invasion associated locus B family protein codes for MNFRYLAASVRPRGRLLALLTATALVVPFAAEAQGPTPAAPAPKAAPKAAPKAAPKAPAPAPAPQAQQAPAQPGAPAAPGGQPADQQIQLIYAPWTKFCLKGQDANAKQVCFTGKDGRIESGQPVIAAVIIEPEGEPKKILRVTLPLGMQLVHGTRIIVDNNPPLQSPYVICFQNGCMSDYEATPELINNMKKGQNLVVQAINANGAPLTLPLPLAGEFQKAYDGPPTDPKVFEETQKKLQEELQKKADEQRKKLEQQGTPPGTPAGQK; via the coding sequence ATGAATTTCCGTTATTTGGCCGCGTCCGTCCGGCCGCGCGGGCGCCTTCTCGCCCTGTTGACGGCGACGGCATTGGTCGTTCCGTTTGCTGCTGAGGCCCAGGGTCCGACCCCGGCCGCGCCGGCGCCAAAGGCGGCCCCGAAAGCGGCTCCGAAGGCTGCCCCCAAGGCTCCGGCACCCGCGCCGGCTCCCCAAGCCCAGCAGGCCCCGGCCCAGCCGGGCGCACCGGCCGCGCCGGGCGGCCAGCCCGCCGATCAGCAGATCCAGCTGATCTACGCGCCCTGGACCAAGTTCTGCCTCAAGGGCCAGGACGCCAATGCCAAGCAGGTCTGCTTCACCGGCAAGGACGGCCGCATCGAATCGGGCCAGCCGGTCATCGCGGCCGTGATCATCGAGCCGGAAGGCGAGCCCAAGAAGATCCTGCGCGTGACGCTGCCGCTCGGCATGCAGCTCGTCCACGGCACCCGCATCATCGTCGACAACAATCCGCCGCTGCAGAGCCCGTATGTGATCTGCTTCCAGAACGGGTGTATGTCGGATTACGAAGCAACGCCCGAGCTCATCAACAACATGAAGAAGGGCCAGAACCTCGTGGTGCAGGCGATCAACGCCAACGGCGCGCCGCTGACCCTGCCGCTGCCGCTCGCCGGCGAATTCCAGAAGGCCTATGACGGTCCGCCGACCGATCCGAAGGTGTTCGAGGAAACCCAGAAGAAGCTGCAGGAAGAGCTGCAGAAGAAGGCCGACGAGCAGCGCAAGAAGCTCGAGCAGCAGGGTACGCCTCCGGGCACACCCGCCGGGCAGAAGTAA
- a CDS encoding GGDEF domain-containing protein, producing MSQAGPILFVSNTERPAFIAALDEARLFPVVDSDWASAVRAVEQVQPAAVLAAMSGGHEQHVALLAKKIADQPLYLPLVALDAQASLPHNALPFATRANAAERLIARLRAAIRVRTLHATVLRRLPEVKVALPESDPVRDAIVLLIGRGSAYPALSVALGERTGVVGALSIEAAAKHLNTRDIDGVVLSDGFTPRVTDAFLTVLAEDTRFRNLPVVVTAHQLTQSYDLPNLELIAGEPAKVAANALPLIRQRAMEAQLSRTLRSIDAGGWLDPRSGLLTVEAFARDFAKAVEETLARGGGLSVARFAFDPGNPRAQLDAARILSRLMRQMDFGAAQKDGSVIVVFAETDFRTAHMIARRLSAVMKHTSNGKHEMRSDPVVSVDSLSPSDTARSLLARLSADASRAAS from the coding sequence ATGTCCCAGGCGGGCCCGATCCTTTTTGTCTCCAATACCGAGCGCCCCGCCTTCATTGCGGCGCTGGACGAGGCCCGTCTGTTTCCGGTCGTCGACAGCGACTGGGCGAGCGCCGTGCGGGCCGTCGAGCAGGTGCAGCCGGCCGCCGTCCTCGCCGCCATGTCCGGTGGCCACGAGCAGCACGTCGCGTTGCTCGCAAAGAAGATCGCCGATCAGCCGCTCTATCTCCCGCTGGTCGCGCTGGATGCGCAGGCGTCGCTGCCTCACAACGCCCTGCCCTTCGCCACGCGTGCCAATGCCGCCGAGCGCCTGATCGCACGCCTGCGCGCTGCGATCCGCGTTCGCACGCTGCACGCCACGGTGCTGCGACGCTTGCCGGAGGTGAAGGTCGCGCTGCCGGAGAGCGATCCGGTGCGTGACGCCATCGTGCTCTTGATTGGCCGGGGCTCCGCCTACCCTGCCCTGTCCGTTGCGCTCGGCGAACGCACCGGCGTCGTCGGCGCGCTCTCGATCGAGGCCGCCGCAAAGCATCTCAACACCCGCGACATCGACGGCGTCGTCCTCTCCGACGGCTTCACCCCGCGCGTCACCGATGCCTTTCTCACGGTGCTGGCGGAGGACACCCGCTTCCGCAACCTGCCCGTGGTCGTCACCGCGCACCAGCTCACCCAGAGCTACGACCTGCCCAATCTCGAGCTGATCGCGGGCGAGCCTGCGAAGGTTGCAGCCAACGCACTACCGCTCATTCGCCAGCGCGCGATGGAGGCGCAACTGAGCCGCACGCTGCGCTCGATCGACGCCGGCGGCTGGCTCGATCCGCGCAGCGGCCTGCTCACGGTCGAAGCCTTCGCCCGCGATTTCGCCAAGGCGGTCGAAGAGACGCTTGCCCGCGGCGGCGGCCTGTCGGTGGCGCGGTTCGCCTTCGATCCGGGCAACCCCCGCGCCCAGCTCGATGCTGCGCGTATTTTAAGCCGCCTGATGCGGCAGATGGATTTTGGCGCTGCGCAGAAGGACGGCTCCGTCATCGTGGTGTTCGCCGAGACCGACTTCCGCACGGCGCACATGATCGCCCGCCGCCTGTCGGCCGTGATGAAGCACACGTCCAACGGCAAGCACGAGATGCGCAGCGATCCCGTCGTCTCGGTGGATTCGCTGTCGCCGTCCGACACGGCACGGTCGCTGCTGGCGCGGCTGTCGGCGGACGCGTCACGGGCGGCGTCGTAG
- a CDS encoding TerC family protein codes for MMHLLTSPEAWAALLTLTSLEIVLGIDNVIFLSVIVSRIPEKQAHRARQIGLALALVFRIILLSVLVWLIGLTAPVFSLAAYDFSWRDLILIGGGLFLIAKATHEIHAEVEADDGEGKKDSVGSAFFWVIVQIVVIDIVFSLDSIITAIGMAQDLEIMVAAVVIACLIMYISSGPVARFVAEHPTTKMLALAFLVLIGVALVADGFKFHIPRGYIYFAIAFSAAVEFFNVLARRNRKKAKTPST; via the coding sequence ATGATGCATCTTCTGACCAGCCCCGAGGCCTGGGCCGCGCTGCTCACCTTGACCTCGCTCGAGATCGTGCTCGGCATCGACAACGTCATCTTCCTGTCGGTGATCGTCTCGCGCATCCCGGAGAAGCAGGCCCATCGCGCCCGCCAGATCGGGCTGGCGCTGGCGCTGGTCTTCCGGATCATCCTGCTCAGCGTGCTGGTCTGGCTGATCGGCCTGACCGCGCCGGTGTTTTCGCTGGCAGCTTACGATTTCTCCTGGCGCGATCTCATCCTGATCGGCGGCGGCCTGTTCCTGATCGCCAAGGCAACGCACGAGATCCACGCCGAGGTCGAGGCCGATGACGGAGAGGGCAAGAAGGATTCCGTCGGCAGCGCCTTCTTCTGGGTGATCGTCCAGATCGTCGTCATCGACATCGTATTCTCGCTGGACTCGATCATCACCGCGATCGGCATGGCGCAGGATCTCGAGATCATGGTCGCGGCTGTCGTGATCGCCTGCCTGATCATGTACATTTCGTCGGGGCCGGTGGCGCGATTCGTCGCTGAGCATCCCACCACCAAGATGCTGGCGCTGGCGTTTCTGGTGCTGATCGGCGTGGCGCTGGTCGCGGACGGATTCAAATTCCACATTCCGCGCGGCTACATCTATTTCGCGATTGCGTTCTCGGCGGCGGTCGAGTTCTTCAACGTGCTCGCCAGGCGCAATCGCAAGAAAGCGAAGACGCCATCCACCTAG
- the hspQ gene encoding heat shock protein HspQ, whose amino-acid sequence MIKARTAKFQIGQVVRHRIFSFRGVIFDIDPEFNNTEEWWLSIPEEVRPHKDQPFYHLLAENAESEYVAYVSEQNLLPDESGEPIRHSQVAEIFIKNKDGGYRPRNPSLN is encoded by the coding sequence ATGATTAAAGCGCGGACAGCCAAATTCCAGATCGGACAGGTCGTGCGCCACCGGATCTTCTCGTTCCGGGGGGTGATCTTCGACATCGATCCGGAATTCAACAACACCGAGGAGTGGTGGCTGTCGATCCCCGAGGAGGTACGGCCCCACAAGGACCAGCCGTTCTATCACCTGCTCGCGGAGAACGCGGAGTCCGAGTATGTCGCCTATGTCTCCGAGCAGAACCTGCTGCCCGACGAATCAGGCGAGCCGATCCGCCATTCCCAGGTCGCGGAGATCTTCATCAAGAACAAGGATGGCGGCTACCGCCCGCGCAATCCGTCGCTGAACTGA
- a CDS encoding quinone oxidoreductase family protein: protein MTKAVRVHKVGGPEALVYESVEVPAPGPGEVRIRQHAVGLNFIDVYYRTGLYKAPGLPFIAGNEASGEVVAVGPGVTHFHPGDRVAYYHNLGAYTGERNIPWEKLVKLPDHITHEQGAVLMLKGLTVWYLLHKTFKVEPHHRVLIHAAAGGIGLLACQWARALGAHVIGTVGSREKAELAEANGCDHVILYNEEDFVARVKQISRNEGCDVVYDGVGKATFPGSLSCLKPRGMFVSFGNASGPVPPFSIAELNNHGSLFATRPKLNDYIGTRKELLEGADTLFSAVINGKLHVPINHAYALKDAAKAHIDLESRKTTGASILKP, encoded by the coding sequence ATGACCAAAGCCGTCCGTGTCCACAAGGTCGGAGGCCCCGAAGCCCTGGTCTATGAGAGCGTCGAGGTCCCGGCGCCCGGCCCCGGCGAGGTGCGCATCCGCCAGCATGCGGTCGGCCTGAACTTCATCGACGTCTACTACCGCACCGGGCTCTACAAGGCACCGGGACTGCCCTTCATCGCCGGCAACGAGGCCTCTGGCGAGGTCGTCGCCGTCGGGCCGGGCGTGACGCATTTCCACCCCGGCGACCGCGTGGCCTACTACCACAATCTCGGCGCCTATACCGGCGAGCGCAACATCCCCTGGGAGAAGCTGGTCAAGCTGCCCGACCACATCACGCACGAGCAGGGCGCCGTGCTGATGCTCAAGGGGCTCACCGTCTGGTATCTGCTGCACAAGACTTTCAAGGTCGAGCCGCATCATCGCGTGCTGATCCATGCCGCCGCCGGCGGGATCGGCTTGCTCGCTTGCCAATGGGCGAGGGCGCTCGGGGCGCACGTCATCGGCACGGTCGGCTCGCGCGAGAAGGCGGAGCTTGCCGAAGCCAATGGCTGCGACCACGTCATCCTCTACAACGAGGAGGACTTCGTCGCGCGCGTGAAGCAGATCAGCCGCAACGAGGGCTGCGACGTGGTCTATGACGGCGTCGGCAAGGCGACCTTCCCGGGCTCGCTGTCATGCCTGAAGCCGCGCGGCATGTTCGTGTCGTTCGGCAATGCCTCGGGCCCCGTGCCGCCGTTCTCGATCGCCGAGCTGAACAATCACGGCTCGCTGTTTGCGACCCGGCCGAAGCTCAACGACTACATCGGCACGCGCAAGGAGCTGCTGGAAGGCGCCGACACGCTGTTCTCGGCCGTCATCAACGGTAAGCTGCACGTGCCGATCAACCATGCCTACGCGCTGAAGGACGCCGCGAAGGCGCATATCGATCTCGAGAGCCGCAAGACGACCGGGGCGTCGATCTTGAAGCCGTAG
- a CDS encoding UbiH/UbiF family hydroxylase: MTDASTLFDASVIGGGPAGLAAAIALAQRGARTALVARRLPYADNRTTALLGGSVDLLESLDVWPRCKDKAAGLEVMRLVDDTDRLFRAPEVRFSCHEIGLDAFGYNIDNRSLMLALEVRAAELSNLVRFDDEAESVVIEADDVAIRTASGQFLAARLVVGADGRHSLCREAAGIAVTRHDLTQTALTFNVGHSRPHRNVSTEFHTSHGPCVFVPLPGNRSSVVWVSAPAEAERLRGLSDEQLSAAIEKQSHSILGRMTVEPGRNLFPLAIERPQSFARDRIALVGEAAHVVPPIGAQGLNLGLRDAADIARLAGEAIAAGQDPGADEVLKRYDRARRPDILSRTFAIDIANRSLLNDFLPLQPVRAVGMHLLGAIGPLRRFAMREGLTPTWRR, encoded by the coding sequence ATGACAGACGCATCGACACTCTTTGACGCAAGCGTTATCGGCGGCGGACCGGCAGGACTTGCGGCGGCAATCGCATTGGCGCAGCGAGGGGCGCGGACCGCTCTGGTGGCGCGGCGCCTGCCCTATGCCGACAACAGGACGACTGCGCTGTTGGGGGGGTCCGTCGATCTCCTGGAAAGCCTCGACGTTTGGCCGCGCTGCAAGGACAAGGCGGCCGGCCTCGAGGTGATGCGCCTTGTCGACGATACCGACCGGCTGTTCCGTGCGCCGGAGGTCCGGTTCTCCTGTCACGAGATCGGGCTCGATGCCTTCGGCTACAACATCGACAATCGCTCGCTGATGCTGGCGCTCGAAGTGCGCGCGGCAGAGCTCTCTAATCTGGTCCGTTTCGACGACGAGGCCGAGAGCGTCGTGATCGAAGCCGATGATGTCGCGATCCGCACGGCGTCCGGGCAATTCCTCGCAGCCCGGCTCGTGGTCGGCGCCGATGGCCGGCACTCGCTGTGCCGGGAAGCCGCCGGCATCGCGGTGACGCGGCACGACCTGACGCAGACGGCGCTGACCTTCAACGTCGGCCATAGCAGGCCGCACCGCAACGTCTCGACCGAGTTCCACACGTCCCACGGACCCTGCGTGTTCGTACCCCTGCCCGGCAACCGGTCCAGCGTCGTCTGGGTCTCCGCGCCCGCCGAAGCTGAACGGCTTCGCGGCTTGAGCGACGAGCAGCTCTCCGCCGCGATCGAGAAGCAGTCGCATTCGATCCTCGGCCGCATGACGGTCGAGCCCGGCCGCAACCTGTTCCCGCTCGCGATCGAGCGGCCACAATCCTTCGCCCGCGACCGCATCGCGCTGGTCGGCGAAGCCGCCCATGTGGTTCCCCCGATCGGCGCCCAGGGCCTCAACCTTGGCCTGCGGGATGCCGCCGACATCGCCCGGCTCGCCGGCGAGGCCATCGCAGCCGGCCAGGATCCCGGCGCAGACGAGGTGCTGAAACGCTACGACCGGGCGCGGCGGCCGGACATTTTGAGCCGGACCTTTGCAATCGACATCGCCAACCGCTCGCTGCTCAACGACTTCCTGCCGCTCCAGCCGGTCCGCGCCGTCGGCATGCACCTGCTTGGTGCCATCGGCCCGCTCCGGCGCTTTGCGATGCGCGAAGGCCTGACGCCGACCTGGCGCAGGTAA
- a CDS encoding AEC family transporter has product MVDILNLALPYFGLIFVGFACGKVKSLPESGLAWMNFFLLYVSLPALLFAIMSKTPFSELNNPPFLVATTLSTVAAFTIALVVGKVLGKLTLREATLAGLSGGYGNIGYMGPGLALAVLGSRAAAPTALIFCCDSIFLFTIVPLLIELSDRDHPSLVHAFGVVLKQIVLNPLIMSACFGAAVAALHIELPVALDRTITFLQNAAAPTALFVLGVTVALRPFHRVPWEVPGVIAVKLLIHPLVAIGLMLAFGPFAQPWAATAILMASLPPALNVFVIARQNDAWIESASVAVLLGTFASVITLTSVMWALQTGRLSFP; this is encoded by the coding sequence ATGGTCGATATCCTCAATCTGGCGCTCCCTTATTTCGGCTTGATTTTCGTCGGCTTTGCCTGCGGCAAGGTGAAATCGCTGCCGGAATCAGGCCTCGCCTGGATGAACTTCTTCCTGCTCTATGTGTCGCTGCCGGCGCTGCTGTTTGCGATCATGTCGAAGACGCCGTTTTCGGAATTGAACAACCCGCCGTTCCTGGTCGCGACCACGCTGTCGACGGTCGCCGCGTTCACCATCGCGCTCGTCGTCGGGAAGGTTCTTGGCAAGCTGACGCTACGCGAGGCGACGCTCGCGGGCCTCTCCGGCGGCTACGGCAATATCGGTTACATGGGGCCGGGGCTGGCGCTCGCGGTGCTTGGATCCAGGGCAGCGGCGCCGACGGCGCTGATCTTCTGCTGCGACAGCATCTTCCTGTTCACGATCGTGCCGCTGCTGATCGAACTGTCCGACCGGGACCATCCCTCGCTCGTGCATGCCTTCGGCGTCGTGCTGAAGCAGATCGTGCTCAACCCGCTGATCATGTCGGCGTGCTTTGGCGCAGCCGTGGCCGCACTCCATATCGAGCTGCCGGTCGCGCTCGACCGCACCATCACCTTCCTCCAGAACGCGGCGGCCCCGACCGCGCTGTTCGTGCTTGGCGTGACGGTGGCGCTGCGCCCGTTCCATCGCGTGCCCTGGGAAGTGCCTGGTGTGATCGCGGTCAAGCTGCTGATCCATCCGCTCGTCGCCATTGGCCTGATGCTGGCATTCGGTCCCTTCGCGCAGCCATGGGCCGCCACCGCCATCCTGATGGCCTCGCTGCCGCCGGCGCTGAATGTGTTCGTGATCGCCCGGCAAAACGACGCCTGGATCGAATCTGCATCCGTCGCCGTGCTGCTCGGAACGTTTGCATCGGTGATCACGCTGACCAGCGTGATGTGGGCGCTCCAGACCGGCCGGCTGTCGTTTCCGTAA
- a CDS encoding extracellular solute-binding protein codes for MFMFQRLLEGPGVRLCRLALTPAILALAILALPLGLSVSGTRAEEAHALAMHGKPTLPADFTHMPYANPDAPKGGRLTWGILGTFDSLNPFIVKGLAVQPIRAYVVESLLARGQDEPFTLYGLLARTVETDDERSYVTFHLDPRARFSDGKQVAAEDVLFSWQLLRDHGRPNLRQYYAKVAKAEAPDPLTVRFDLTGANDRELPLILGLMPILPKHAVDVASFEETTLTGPIASGPYRVTAVKPGASVTLTRNPDYWGRDLPVNRGLFNFDEIRLDYYREANGQFEAFKRGLYDFRVENEPLRWHDGYDFPAAKTGEVIRDTFKPGTPWPSEFLVFNTRRPVFADIRVRQALTLLFDFELVNRNYFFSLYSRAGGYFAGSELSAYARPADARERKLLKPFGAQIPADIMDGSYRLPVTDGSGRDRTTLRAALKLLSDAGYDLEGTVLRNRSTKVPFTFEMLVTTRDQERIALAFQRDLKRAGIDVSVRAVDPVQFDQRRLAYEFDMIQNRWDQSLSPGNEQYFYWGSAAADNPGTRNYMGAKDPAVDAMIKALLEARDHTDFASAVRALDRALMAGFYTIPLFNVSEQWIARWNRIERPQATALSGYLPETWWAKGQPQASPAK; via the coding sequence ATGTTCATGTTCCAGCGCCTGCTCGAGGGCCCCGGTGTCCGCCTTTGCCGTCTCGCCTTGACCCCCGCGATCTTGGCTCTCGCGATCTTGGCTCTCCCCTTGGGGCTGTCGGTCAGCGGCACGCGCGCCGAAGAGGCGCATGCGCTCGCCATGCATGGCAAGCCGACCTTGCCGGCCGATTTCACCCACATGCCCTATGCCAACCCCGATGCCCCCAAGGGCGGCCGGCTGACCTGGGGCATTCTCGGCACGTTCGACAGCCTCAATCCGTTCATCGTGAAGGGATTGGCCGTGCAGCCGATCCGCGCCTACGTGGTCGAGAGCTTGCTGGCGCGCGGCCAGGACGAGCCGTTCACGCTCTACGGCCTGCTCGCCAGGACCGTCGAGACCGATGACGAACGGAGCTACGTCACGTTTCATCTCGACCCCCGCGCCCGTTTCTCCGACGGAAAACAGGTCGCTGCCGAGGACGTGCTGTTCTCCTGGCAGCTCCTGCGCGATCATGGCCGCCCCAACCTTCGCCAGTACTACGCTAAGGTCGCCAAGGCCGAGGCGCCGGATCCACTCACGGTCCGCTTCGACCTCACCGGCGCCAATGACCGCGAGCTGCCGCTGATCCTTGGCCTGATGCCGATCCTGCCGAAGCATGCCGTCGATGTCGCGAGCTTCGAGGAGACGACGCTGACCGGACCCATCGCCTCGGGTCCCTACCGCGTCACGGCGGTGAAGCCCGGCGCCAGCGTGACGCTGACGCGCAATCCCGATTATTGGGGCCGCGACTTACCCGTCAATCGCGGGCTCTTCAATTTCGACGAGATCCGGCTCGATTATTATCGCGAGGCCAATGGCCAGTTCGAAGCCTTCAAGCGCGGCCTCTATGATTTCCGCGTCGAGAACGAGCCGCTGCGCTGGCATGACGGCTACGATTTTCCAGCTGCCAAAACCGGCGAGGTGATCCGCGACACCTTCAAGCCCGGCACGCCATGGCCCTCGGAATTCCTGGTATTCAACACCAGACGTCCTGTCTTCGCCGACATCCGCGTGCGCCAGGCGCTGACGCTGCTGTTCGATTTCGAGCTGGTCAACCGCAACTATTTCTTCTCGCTGTATTCGCGCGCCGGCGGCTATTTCGCGGGCTCCGAGCTGTCGGCCTATGCGCGGCCCGCGGATGCGCGCGAGCGTAAACTGCTCAAACCCTTTGGCGCGCAGATTCCTGCAGACATCATGGATGGCAGCTATCGCCTGCCCGTGACCGACGGCTCGGGGCGCGACCGCACCACGCTGCGCGCGGCGCTCAAACTCCTGTCGGACGCCGGCTACGATCTCGAAGGGACCGTGCTGCGCAATCGCTCGACCAAGGTGCCCTTCACCTTCGAGATGCTGGTGACGACCCGCGACCAGGAGCGCATCGCGCTCGCCTTCCAGCGCGACCTCAAACGCGCCGGCATCGATGTGAGCGTGCGCGCGGTCGATCCCGTGCAATTCGACCAGCGTCGGCTGGCCTACGAGTTCGACATGATCCAGAACCGCTGGGACCAGTCGCTGTCGCCCGGCAACGAGCAATATTTCTATTGGGGCAGCGCGGCCGCCGACAACCCGGGCACCCGCAACTACATGGGCGCGAAGGACCCAGCGGTCGATGCGATGATCAAGGCCCTGCTGGAGGCCCGTGATCATACGGACTTTGCCTCCGCGGTACGGGCGCTCGACCGCGCCTTGATGGCCGGCTTCTACACAATCCCCCTGTTTAACGTATCCGAGCAATGGATCGCGCGCTGGAATCGGATAGAACGACCACAGGCCACCGCGCTCTCGGGCTATCTGCCGGAGACCTGGTGGGCGAAGGGTCAGCCTCAAGCCAGTCCAGCGAAGTGA
- a CDS encoding acetylornithine transaminase — MTTHPYDALMDITARPKTVFVRGAGSYLWDDSRKRYLDFVQGWAVNCLGHSPPAVADALSAQAKRLLTPSPAFYNEPSLKLAQALVENSAFDQVFFANSGAEANEGAIKLARKFGSLHKAGAFEIITFEGGFHGRTLATMSASGKKAFEPLFEPKVSGFKKAKLNDITSVEKLINENTVAVMLEPIQGESGVWPASDAFLQQLRALTEAHGLLLIFDEIQTGMGRTGKLFHHEHAGIAPDIMTLGKGIGGGVPLAALLATERASCFEHGDQGGTFNGNPVMCAAGLAVLEEVSRPAFLKQVAETGLLLESELQKVSARHGLGGVRGRGLLLALDLKLPIAPGIVTQAFEAGVLLNAPQLDALRFMPALNVTRAEIAEMIGCLEGILTKAGAARRVA, encoded by the coding sequence ATGACGACGCATCCGTATGACGCGCTGATGGACATCACCGCACGGCCCAAGACCGTGTTCGTCCGCGGTGCGGGCTCCTACCTCTGGGACGACAGCCGCAAGCGTTATCTCGACTTCGTGCAGGGCTGGGCCGTCAACTGCCTCGGCCATTCGCCGCCAGCCGTGGCGGACGCACTCAGCGCGCAGGCCAAGCGGCTGCTGACGCCGAGCCCGGCTTTCTACAACGAGCCGAGCCTGAAGCTCGCGCAGGCGCTGGTCGAGAACAGTGCCTTCGACCAGGTGTTCTTTGCCAATTCGGGAGCCGAAGCCAACGAGGGCGCGATCAAGCTCGCGCGCAAATTTGGCAGCCTGCACAAAGCTGGCGCGTTCGAGATCATCACGTTCGAAGGCGGCTTCCACGGCAGGACGCTGGCGACGATGTCGGCCTCGGGCAAGAAGGCGTTCGAGCCGCTGTTCGAGCCCAAGGTATCGGGCTTCAAGAAGGCCAAGCTCAACGACATCACCTCGGTCGAAAAGCTGATCAACGAAAACACCGTTGCTGTCATGCTCGAGCCGATCCAGGGCGAATCGGGCGTGTGGCCGGCGAGCGATGCGTTCCTACAGCAGCTGCGCGCGCTCACGGAGGCGCACGGTCTGCTGCTCATTTTCGACGAGATCCAGACCGGCATGGGCCGGACCGGAAAGCTCTTCCACCATGAGCACGCCGGTATCGCCCCTGACATCATGACGCTCGGCAAGGGCATCGGCGGCGGCGTGCCGCTCGCGGCCTTGCTTGCAACCGAACGCGCCTCCTGCTTCGAGCACGGCGACCAGGGCGGCACGTTCAACGGCAACCCGGTGATGTGCGCGGCGGGGCTCGCGGTGCTCGAGGAGGTCAGCAGACCTGCGTTCCTGAAACAGGTCGCCGAGACCGGCCTGCTGCTCGAAAGCGAGCTGCAGAAGGTCTCGGCGCGGCACGGGCTCGGCGGCGTGCGCGGACGCGGGCTGTTGCTGGCGCTCGACCTCAAGCTGCCGATCGCGCCCGGTATCGTCACGCAGGCCTTCGAGGCCGGCGTGCTGCTGAACGCGCCGCAGCTCGACGCCCTGCGCTTCATGCCGGCGCTGAACGTCACCAGGGCAGAGATCGCCGAGATGATCGGCTGCCTCGAGGGGATCTTGACCAAGGCGGGCGCGGCACGGAGAGTCGCATAA
- a CDS encoding AMP-binding protein gives MNQPAVSPTLDTLFQRTLMRQPHAPALLDPLNKSRITGHQPRRLTYAEADTAIEALSAHFVESGLPANSVIAIQLPATVEFVLTVLAAHRAGLVVAVLPLLWRQAELAAALNRTAARAIVTMSKVDGVSYSDLAMHAAAEAFAIRHVFGFGSDLPEGMAPLDEVLARPPGTTRAVIQDGRKAAMISFDVTAEGFRPVPRPHFSLIAGGLAMSLEADIRQGATVMAAFTPMSFAGLASSLAVWLLCGGTLALHHPFESEVLEQQINEHECDVLIAPAQLALRLGDSGLAARMPTLRNVIGLWRAPEQVAASEAWIAPHAPLTDVYLFGEAGLFGVRRGEDGMPVAVVPGPHGAPREQSGSSIAGEILLTQKGTLGLRGPMVPIAAYAPPQPVGETLTAQPPRDYVDTGYAARIDRTTGAICITAPPAGLMAVGGYRFLSNDLQEWARRLGQGALLTALPDRLSGHRLAGRAQDNARAREALSELGLNPLMVEAFRDRSGPV, from the coding sequence GTGAACCAGCCAGCCGTATCACCGACGCTCGACACGCTGTTCCAGCGGACGCTGATGCGGCAGCCGCACGCGCCTGCCCTGCTCGACCCCCTCAACAAATCCCGCATCACCGGCCACCAGCCGCGGCGGCTGACCTACGCCGAAGCTGACACAGCCATCGAGGCGCTGTCGGCGCATTTCGTCGAATCGGGCCTGCCGGCCAATTCGGTGATCGCGATCCAGTTGCCCGCGACCGTCGAGTTCGTGCTGACGGTGCTGGCTGCCCATCGTGCCGGCCTCGTGGTCGCAGTGCTGCCGCTGCTGTGGCGACAAGCGGAACTGGCGGCCGCGCTCAACCGCACCGCGGCGCGCGCCATCGTGACCATGAGCAAGGTCGACGGCGTCAGCTATTCCGACCTTGCGATGCACGCAGCCGCCGAGGCGTTCGCGATCCGCCACGTCTTCGGCTTCGGTTCTGATCTGCCCGAAGGCATGGCCCCGCTCGACGAGGTGCTGGCGCGTCCGCCCGGCACGACGCGCGCCGTGATCCAGGACGGCCGCAAGGCGGCGATGATCTCCTTCGACGTCACGGCGGAGGGTTTCCGCCCGGTGCCGCGGCCGCATTTCAGCCTCATCGCCGGTGGCCTTGCGATGTCGCTGGAAGCCGACATCCGGCAGGGCGCGACGGTGATGGCGGCGTTCACGCCGATGTCGTTCGCAGGCCTCGCCTCCTCGCTCGCGGTGTGGCTGCTCTGCGGCGGCACGCTGGCGCTGCATCATCCCTTCGAGAGCGAGGTGCTGGAGCAGCAGATCAACGAGCATGAATGCGACGTGCTGATCGCGCCCGCCCAACTCGCGCTGCGCCTCGGCGATTCCGGCCTTGCCGCGCGCATGCCGACCTTGCGCAACGTCATCGGGCTCTGGCGCGCGCCCGAGCAGGTGGCAGCGAGCGAGGCCTGGATCGCGCCGCATGCGCCGCTCACGGACGTCTACCTGTTCGGCGAGGCCGGGCTGTTCGGCGTCCGCCGCGGCGAGGATGGCATGCCTGTCGCGGTGGTGCCCGGGCCGCATGGTGCCCCGCGCGAGCAGTCCGGCTCCTCGATCGCGGGCGAGATCCTGCTGACGCAGAAGGGCACGCTCGGGCTGCGCGGCCCGATGGTGCCGATCGCGGCCTATGCGCCGCCGCAGCCGGTCGGCGAGACCCTGACGGCGCAGCCGCCGCGCGACTATGTCGACACCGGCTATGCTGCCCGGATCGACCGCACAACCGGCGCGATCTGCATCACCGCGCCGCCAGCGGGCCTCATGGCCGTCGGCGGCTATCGCTTCCTGTCCAACGACCTCCAGGAATGGGCGCGTCGGCTCGGCCAGGGTGCGCTGCTGACGGCCCTGCCCGACCGCCTCTCCGGTCACCGGCTGGCGGGCCGGGCCCAGGACAATGCGAGGGCCCGCGAGGCGCTCAGTGAGCTCGGGCTTAACCCCTTGATGGTCGAGGCTTTTCGCGACCGCTCCGGACCGGTCTAG